CGATATTAACATGCCAAGCCAGACGATTTTCTCCGTTCTCAGGAAATTTAGATAGCAGCTCCTAAGGTTAAAGCTTCCTTTCATGTGTGTGTAATGCGTTTTATCGCTTGCATGACTCAAACGAAATAAATGCATTTAAAGATGTGCATGGTTGCAACATCCGCTAATGTGAACGCTGATACATAATTGAACTACCTGTGTAGTTCCCTGCGCGGTATGAATTAATTCCCGCTGCGTCAATCAACCATCTCATCCAGCGGCTAGGCGCCGGTGGAAAGAAATTAGCTGTATCACAGGCGTATATAAAATGAACCATGCCAGGGCTGCCGATCATTATTCCCAGCGTTCTGCGAAGAAATCACAATGCGTGATATTTACCTGTACATCGTATCGTGCAACATGGCTATGAAAGCTCTTCTGTTTGGTGTAGTGGTGCTCGCTGTCCTACAGACCTGCTTAGCCGGTGAGAAGCCCCTCATGGGCGCAGTTCACTTCACCGCTTCGTTACTAGATAAAACAAATATTTTTCATCTTCTttaaattttagttatacttaaCCTTTGGCCCCAATAGGGCACTTGATGGCGAACAGTGGGTTTTGTGCGTTGGTAATAACGTTGTCTGTGTTCCCACGACCTGTTCATGCTTGCGTTGTTCTTGTGAACTCTTTCTGTCTTTTCGTTTGCTTTCCTCGGTGATGCTCGGTCTAGATTCCCTAGGGCTTTCTTATGCTGTCATAGATCTTTTTTGTCCGTGTTTTGTAATTCGATTACTTTTTGTAAATTTTCTTTAGCTCAGATTGCGGTAAAGCCGACCCTTTCGGCGGCCAAAGTTCTCGTAGTTTTCAGCTAAAAAAGAAGAAACCATTCGGTGCTCATTAAAGCGTTTCTCTTTCGTCGTTTTACCTCACTATCCTCTATAACTTTTTTTGCGTGTACTTAGTGTTACTTTATGCTCTGAATTGTTTTCGTGCATTTGCAATTTGCTCAGAACTTTCCTTTATAGTTCAAAAAGCCAGTAAGCTGTTAATAATTGCCTGAATAGACTCAGTAATTTAGTTGTTTCTTGTGTTTTTGCTGCATGCAGAATAGTCAAGTTCTTTGAAATGTACCCCTGGCTGATTTCACCTTTTCATTCTCTTCCATCTTCtttgtgtttcctttttttgcgGGAAGCCTCAAATAAGTTACAGAATAGGAAGAACAAAATCCAAGCAAAATTTTGTGTGCTGATTGTTCTCTTGAAATCGATGACTGGTCGACATCTCGTCTGGATTGGAAGTAAAGGCGAGTTATGGAAAGGAAAACAGACTGACCAAAGTCGTGTGATGAAAAGTGTTTGGCGTCTCGACTTTCACATGAAAACCTTGTTCACTAGGCTCTTAGTGAACACGGCTTCCGCCTGGGAGTCAAAACGTCTAGCACATTTGACTACAGCACTTTGGTCGGCGTTTTTACAATAAGGATAAATTTATTAAACACATTTGTGCACGCAACTGTACATAGGTGGTAGGCACATCTATAAAAGCCGTATTTACAGCAGATTGACTAGCCCCACGTGCCTGTGGTTTACAGTGACAGCTGCTTTCCTTTCAATAATATGTAATTACTATGATGCCAGATAACTGGATTAACGATTTTAAGTTCTCAGTTATGATAGCCCATAATTCAATGTGCCTTTATCTTTCAGAAGATAAATGTCACGAGGGCGAGGTTTTCAAGACCGGTCAGAGCAGCAGCTGAGGCGAGAAAAAATGCGGAGACCGAGATAAAGGACCAAAACCTTGCACGATTGACTACGTAAGCCGATGTTTCTGCGAGTATCACCTCTACCGAAGGCAGACCGGCGACAAGTGTGTGCCCAAGGAGGAGGGCTGAATAAGTCGCGAGGTTGTTTTGGATAGCGAGTTCTTATCGTCAGCGTACAGACTGACGAACAATGCCAACAAAGAAGGAAAACGCAGAGGTTGAAAGATGTTGCAAGATCATTCATACCTACCCCGTCAGTTGGAATCGAATACAAGTCTTTTGACGGGACATTACACGGTCGTACAACTATTCTCGTTTTATCATTGCAACAGAAAGTAAAGCGGTTAATTCGTTATACCCACAAAAGAAAGTTGCGCGGGCCGCACACATATTATCtaaaaatttcaatttgaaattgCTGCTTCTATGTCCTTTTTTTTCATGGTTATTGTATGCGATTTTCAATAATTTTTGTTAAAAAATGAGGAACCCTATTAACCTTTGAAGGACGACACACATACATAGCATAGAAAATTGTTTATTTTGCTTCTAAATGTGCAATATACGCCAAGAAATAGCATATTGAAAATAATAGACATATTTTGCAGGAAAGTTTTCGGTAATACGAGGCAGGCATCAGATAGAAAACTGGAACTGGGTTTCACCATCTATGGCTTCATTTAGAACTTGCATAGACAGCTTTACTGAATTTGTGAAGCATAGGCCAACATTGCATTTGCTTGACATAATGTGTGTTATTCCGCAGCCACCAGATGTCTGGCATTGGTCTGTTTGCTCTGACTGTGCTAGTGTAATTGCTAAAGTGAGGGAGCCTCAATCGCATGTTGTGGTTGCAGAGTTGTGTTAGCCTGTGGTTAGCCTGTGTCACATGGGCGCACGTAAGAATGTGCTATGATTCATTGGTCGGCGGCCGCTAAAGCGGCATATACCTAGGCCCCCATTCTCCGCCCAGACTTCGTCCACTCGAGCGTTGGCAACCTTATGGACACAGCATCTTCTTGAAGTCAACGCAAAAAATGTTGCTAGGCGGGTTATTCTTTTCCATACAAAAGTGTAGTTATGTAACTCCCTGCTTAGTATgccacagttgccgcttcccagcaactgcagcttatgtaacagtATTATTAACCGGGAACCACTTTCGGTGAACTCTATgcgcgaaggcaagctttctggttcttttgctttcttcccccgcacggccggcgccgcctcTGTTGCGggtgcgcggaggcgagcgccatctgccgGTACTGCGATGAACCCAGCGGCGCAGGGCGCGCGCGCTTCCCACGTGTTTGTCTACAGAGACGACAGACCCGTTGGCAGGTTATGTTGCACAGCTTCACAGTAAAAACAAGgcaaatatacctggtagcgaagcttccatagaagcccatacgttcaaaacatggcggctcatcggcggttcatggggcttagcgccatttgggggttcatggggcttagcgccgaggagggaacacttccggcggaagaaaaaacaATTTGACGTCATagccgttaaaaacagaagtgacgtaatTTTTTATCAAAGGcgcaaaatttgttttcggaggcctgccaatagagctgtatattcaaatgccccgccattcgacttgatgggcgtttcgagctttcagcgcggaaagctatgcaggaaaagttcagccgtacgggtgtggaaatggcatcgctgcacagaacatactttctttggaggccgacgaacgctttgggcgtagagtgctcgtgctttcgtcggacgccaagcccgccGGCCAGCGCTGttccacgaaaacaactaaactaaacaattatctggtggtcgcaactcgctacttttgactgaacaggttaagaaacaataaaactgcCTGCGTCGCGAAATTCAGCCatacgtcgacaagcaaaacggcacacatgtgaggggggcgtgttGTAACGGGTCAACTTTACGAGCACGCCTTTCTGCACCCTTGAAGAACTGCATTGCATTGAAatgatagcggcgtcaacaccCGTCGCTATCGGTGAGTGCTCGTATGGTAGGCgttgaaaaaaaggtatttattgataatgatcaagtagaatagagttgttcttttctcgccatgcgtatataaaattgattaggaattttattttcattgaatgaatctaactgtgcctcgctttaattaaaaaaaaaacgcttttttctctcCAAAtatttgttccctccaaacatagtcgtgcttcaatcactgctcccataacaacccttgctgatgtcggtgacaattcgttctgaaccgatTTTGCCCGAAgattcgcgacctatttggatcgaccttgctaaAACGTCGAGAAGATGGTACCTAACTATGGTTTTCTTGCGATTTACAATCTAATAACTACACAGTCACTACGTGGTAATGAAACCTGGGGAACTAAAGAAGTGGTGTGAACAAGAGTTAGTAAGCTGTACTCAATTCCTTATAAACTTCGTTTGCTCCCTCCCtcgctgactgactgactgactgactgactgactcactcactcactcactcactcacatcactcactcactccactcactcactcactcactcactcaactcactcactcactcactcactcactcactcactcactcactcactcactcactcactcactcactcactcactcactcactcactcactcactcactcaagagAACGCGAGGGCACGTCGATCATAAAATACATGCATAACTTCGCAAGCAAAAAGGGCGACTCCTAAAGACAGCTTGTTGGACACGCTTGTGGCCTCAATTACTATCACGCGTTTAGGAAACTTTTTTCACCCAGAAAACCGACGGCCGTGAACGACATAGAACCCAAATTTCATTACGATTGGCTCTCCCGGTGACGTGGACGACTTCCGGTGCATCAGTTCTGCCCACAAATTGCTGAATTCTGCCCACTCTTCTTCGGGGATGGTCGCCTTGAAGGGATGAGCATTCAAAAACAGGTCTGAAAACGGAGAATATAGATAGATAGTGTTCTTCCCCTCTAAGAAATGGCCTCCTAGCTCAACGTAAGCAGCTATAGCAACTGCACGTCGCAAATTGTTCATTAAACGCTGAAAAAGTCGGGCAATATAGACGAAAGTGATTGAGAATTTATTTACAAAAAATTTTAAGAGTATTAAAATATCGATTAGAGGTGGTGTACGCGCCGATATAGGGCCTCCGAGATCGTAAAGAAGGCAGGTGGGCGTGATCTCTGTGTCCCTGGTCCAGAACCATTGCTAATTATAGTTCGCAACGTGAGTTAGTACTTCTGTTGACGTCAAAGAAATTTCCGTATCATATTTATTGTAGTTGTTCAGCTTACTGGGATCCTGAAAGTAGATATGCGGTAATCTAAAAACTTTACATTAGCCATGAAGTGCATCTCACCGAGAAAATGATCCATGCTGTCAAACTTCCAAGAGGAATCACGAACTTCGCAGGAGATACATTGCAACCCGGTTCCACGTAAGGTGTCTCTGACTTCGGCTTCAATCTTTGCTGCTGACTTGACGCAATTGAAGTTGAAAGAAGCGTTGGCAACATCTCGCGGGTCCTGCAGATAGAGACACGTGTTCAGGTACCAAACAATGGCACGCGATGGTGCCGAATGTACGAAACTAAATTGGATGCAAGGATTACAAACCAAAGTGACTATGGAGAtttagaagaaaaagaagaaaaaaaattagaagggaTAATCTGTGCGATATCACAAAGCGCAGTGTCATGTTATATGAGCCTCGGGTTTTGAACATTCATAAACTGGATGAATGTCTACTACTTGTCGACGTCGTTATTCAGTCACGCAGGAGACTGAGCTATGCAATTTACACACCCTAATCAACCCTGAGTGATAATGTAATCGAGGAACGAAAGATATTAAAAATATTCTGTGAAAGACGTATGTGCAAAGATAAGAGCAACTGTTGAAGCAGCTATTTTCTGTTGTGTACTAATCACGAACATGATAGAATGAGAAAAAGCCTGGGTATGGATGAAGTTGCTGCCGTACGCGGTATATCACAGCTCAGACTTGTGCTTTCGAAAAAAGGTAATCTTGCATGAGCGAAAGGAGCCAAACGCGGCTCCGTCGAGGCAGCCGGGTTTCACCCCTTCCATTCATGCAAGGGGATTAAAAAGATGCAAGATACTGCAGAAGGTTATGACCATGACCGTCTACAGTCTCTTGCAACCATATGTGTGTATAtcctaaaaaaaataaattatggggttttacgtgccaaaaccagttctgattatgaggcacgccgtagtgggggactccggaaattcggaccacctggggttctttaacgtgcacctaaatctaagtacacgggtgttttcgcatttcgcccccatcgaaatgcggccgccgtggccaggcttcgatcccgcgacctcgtgcccagcagcccaacaccatagccactgagcaaccacggcgggtgtgtaTATCCTCTTGGACATTAGTTTTATCGTTGTCAGAATTGTAACAATAACTAACTATAAATAATGTTCCATAATCTGAAGGCGGATACATGGAGGCAACGTCAATGGTTTAACAATATTTTTGTCATAAACTTTCAAGCATACTGACATTTTGTGTGAGATTGTTTTGTCACCGACACTGAGAAATTTCATAAGAAGCGTGGTGACATCGCAAACTATAAGATTAAGCATAAACATCAGCCACAGCACAGTAACCTTCGTCAATGTGttcaggttaaaaaaaaagtcgacaaagaaaaaacgaGGTAAATTAGGGGTGATGGTTACACTCTGTCTAACGCGTATGTGCCAATTTGCGCTTATATCTTGGTATTTTACAGGATCAATATTTTGATAGGTTGTTGCACAGCAGTCGGTAATAAGAACTTGAAAAGACATTGTACCACTGGTGTTTCCTCGGGTGTCAGGCAGATGGTTAGCTTACCGGTATCCGGCCTTTCCATTTCGGCACCCCGCACACCTCTGCCCATACGTCTGCAAAATCGAGGCTGGAGAAAGCGAGCACCAGGCATTCGCCTCCGTCGTTCAGCAACTTGGCGATGTTCGCGTAGGCTGCCCTTTGGTCCTGAATCATGTGGAAGGCCAAGAAGGAGAAGACCCTGTCGAACTTTCCGTATGTTTCCAGGAACGGACCCAAGTCGGGAGTGGTGATATCCAGGACGTCGTGGACAATGTTCTCGTGCGAAAAGTGTTCGCGCGCGAACTCGATCATGTCGGGCTGGAGGTCTGTGGCCACTATCCTCCTACAGGGTTGGCAGTGAGGCAGCAGAAATCGCCGGGCGGAGCGCCCCGTACCGCATCCCACTTCCAGAACTTGCTTTTCCTTGGTTAACGGAACTTCGAAGCGTATTCTCCTTAGGACCTCATCGTGTAACTGACCAGGATAATGGTCGCACTTAGCGTAACTGTCTGGGTAGAACTTCATCGTTCTCGGAACCTTTTCAGCTGccgcaaaaacaaaacacttaATATGTAATACCTTTTCGTTTCGCCCGCTTTACTGACGTCGTTAGAAACCTTCGGTAGCAGTTGTTGTGTCAAATAGATTCTGCTGTGCTCTCTCCGCACCGGCGTCTAATAGAACAATGGCAAGGCAGTCCCTTTTAATCATTAAGGGTGCGATTGCATTTGCACCGGTGGTCGGGGTGCTGAACTACCGTGCAGTTGTCTGGAGTTATCTGTGAGTGCGGTGTAGGGGAGATTGCGGCAGTCGTATTGTTATCTTTGAGGGGCGGACGACAGGAATAGACACGCACGAAAACATCACATGTTTTTTCATGCGCGCTAAAGAGCCACTATGCGATATAATTCGAACCGGAGCTGAGGAGAACAAATTGTTGTCTGGACATATAAACAATACGTTGCCTTGAAGGACCGGTGACGGAAATACAGTAAGTGCAGTGTCGAAACCGCAGGGTTCAGTAACCGTTGGAAAACCattgtatagaaaaaaaaacttggttttCCCTAAACTAGCACGTTATCCAGGCGCTGTGGTGTTCTGCGGTTGGTGAAAGCTTCTTGTTGACACCGTGATTGTGCCCACGATGAGACAGATTTTTGTAGCAGGCAATGACGGGCAGACGTATTTTGAAGCTGCGCAGTTGAGATGCAGGGTATCCAAGTGAGTTCCTATATATTTCGAACTTAAGTGACTTCACAGTTAGCAGGGGTTAGATCAAGTGATAGTGTTGTTAGCTATACTATCTGTGGTTCGCAAACTTCTAACGTCGTGCATTTAAAACACTGCGCAATCTTTTACCAATTTCTATCCCTAACCATCAGTATGCGATGACTCATAGAAAACATAATTGGACGCGCAAGACTCTTTCCATTCCAAAACAAAACACTCAATATGTAATACCTTTTCCTTTCGCCCGCTTTACTGAATTCGTTAGAGACCTTTGGTAGCAGTTGTTGTGCCAAATAGATTCTGCTGTGCTTATTATATATGTGACAATTTCCTATATTACTGGATGTACCCATCGATAAGCTCTAAATAGTTGTCTGCAAATTGCACCGTTTTTGTCAGACATTTGgagtgtagcgaagaagagagacgctagtgggttcagcgctattggctctaaacgctagtgggtcgagcgctctcgctcagcaacggctctcgtgctgggaagctgtgactgccctgcccgtcgacgcTGCCGtgctccgagctcttccaaataaacacctttagaattgctggagtgtgctgggtaccctcagacaatcatcctggaactccggtcccacaccctaccatctaccatgccccaagacgcctcccagcaaacgcctcctcctgcacccactgcgtgtcccggggtgcctcgtcatcgcgaccctcctatctacactgaAGTGGACGatactgacgtggacgaatggctcacggcgtacgacagggtaagcgcccataacaagtgggacgaagcggccaaactgagccatgttctgttctacctcgctggagtggccagcctgtggtataacaatCATGAAGGAaagttccagacatggtccgaatttaagacttccctcgccgatatatttggtcgccctgctgttcgcaaacTGCATGCCGAGCAGCGTTGAGGacaacgagctcaacagccaggagaaacattcGCCAGTTATATTGATGTCCTGGACCTATATGCAGGAAAGTcgattcgaccatggcggagtctgatcgaattcgaagcatcctgaagggcatagaaaacaacgcctttaacatgttgctggccaaaagtcttcgctctgtggccgaaattatcacactgtgccagagctatgaagaactccgcaggcagtgatcactgacccgtcgatctctaccgcgtgacgaacacgtcgctggtttggctgccatgtccgactagacagctttgctcgcagaaatgaaggcattcatccgcgaggaagttgcccagCAACCTCTCATTGATGAGTTGGCCCGGCCGTTCTGCTGGATTTCAATTCCGCTTTGTAGAaaaattctcataaacttttgacgcgaaaaggcATTCAAAGCCGTGCGCGAACTTTACGGAATATTCTTATAAACTTGTAGAGCCCTGCCCAGCAAATCTTCCATACACGCTCTCATTGATGGAAGCGCGCCGAATGATTTGGACCAGGGCAggtaaagtaaaataagagaaaacagaagaaagcagCCGCAGCCGGTCACAGTGGTCGCGCCAAATGCTGCCGAGTTTTGATGCGAGCTggttgtggagatacatatctgaagaacgcTAATGCCTCGCCCAGCatcctagatgcaaaagtaaacgctgcagctagacttgctgacgaaacgacgtgcAATCGAAGCTTACTGTTTGTGCCTGAGCATCGAAGAATGTATTTAGGTTTAGCACCAGATGCGCGTTCCTGCGTCTGTGACGCCAGCTCACAGCTACACCGCTCTGAAGTCTCAGAAACTGGTTAGGCCAGGCCAACGTGTCCGCCAGACAGATCCCGATGCAAGTAAAAGCTGTTccatcaggtccataaactcgtaattataaaaGCCACTCCACAGCTTTACAGCGCGAAGAAAATTAAGAGGACGTTGCTCACCCACGTCCCACTCGGATACAACTCCGCATCAACCTGGGGATTTTGGGTGCATAATAATTGTTgctgtgcaggcagctaaaatgcacGTACGCCGGTGCTGTCGCGAAGTCCTCATATCACGCTATCATAGTATTCTTACCCGGATcaactatctgtgactgagcaacatgtttatttgtcttgtttgacgcattatatacagctTAGATACGTACTTCGTACCAGCAAGCAGCCACGACACTTTTTGCCATCAGGTTGTATATTCGCGTCCTCTATCTTCGCATTTCATGTATATTTtgagaactcctgctttttatttgtactcactgctgcgagtattatctctgCTTACTCTCAATACATGACTGGTAACAcgtcgctggtttggctgccatgtccgactagacagctttgctcgcagaaatgaaggcattcatccgcgaggaagttgcccagAACTCTcattgatggattttgcacagccgcagccggcacacgcgccaacgccgagttttgaGCCTCCGCTTTGCCGCATCATAGCGCAAGAAGTGCACGAagttttgcctgagcaccaccagcgcgttcctgcgtctgcgcctcacagctacaccgaagtcatggccaggccccaacagatcccgatgactgtgccactcagctacgcggaagtcgtcacccagtcactcaacaactccctcaacggggacctctcacgtacgccgaagtcctcgctatgccccgacaacagcctgccgtgcaatcacttcaccagccgccacgtccaacgcgtcctcccacatggatgggacctgctgCAGCGACTCGGTAGGCGTacggcggacaatcggccgataagttttgcgtgcggctacgcaggccacgtcgcacggccactgtagtcgcgtgcagtcaACTAGCGCTACACTATATGCGCCAAGTCCTATGGTGGGttctccgcgcccatattacgacgacgaacctcTGGTtacgtcaccaccattccgccggtctgccaacatccgccgctcaccttctccacgccgacgcttcccatcaccgatgcggcctcgtcccg
This region of Dermacentor silvarum isolate Dsil-2018 chromosome 5, BIME_Dsil_1.4, whole genome shotgun sequence genomic DNA includes:
- the LOC119452840 gene encoding juvenile hormone acid O-methyltransferase isoform X2, which encodes MKFYPDSYAKCDHYPGQLHDEVLRRIRFEVPLTKEKQVLEVGCGTGRSARRFLLPHCQPCRRIVATDLQPDMIEFAREHFSHENIVHDVLDITTPDLGPFLETYGKFDRVFSFLAFHMIQDQRAAYANIAKLLNDGGECLVLAFSSLDFADVWAEVCGVPKWKGRIPDPRDVANASFNFNCVKSAAKIEAEVRDTLRGTGLQCISCEVRDSSWKFDSMDHFLDLFLNAHPFKATIPEEEWAEFSNLWAELMHRKSSTSPGEPIVMKFGFYVVHGRRFSG